Genomic window (candidate division TA06 bacterium):
GTCGGCCTTGGCCCGGGCGATGAAATCCTTGGGCTTGGTGGGATCGTTCCAGGTAAAGGTGCTGTTGTCGATGCCGTAGCCGTTGTAAACCCCCAGGTCCACTACCAGCGATGCCAGCGGTCCCATTTTAGTCAGCGGAGCGAACGACAATTTGACGCCGCGGTCGCGCTCGCCCTTGAACAATTTACCGGAGGCGGTGGAGCGTTCCGGCAGCTCCCGCACCGATGAGGACCTTTCGATCTCCACTCCGAACGGCCAGTTCATCTGGCCTACCGTCAGGTTGAAGCCCATCGGGGTCCAGGGTTCGCTAAGTTTGACCCAGGCTTCCTTGAGGGTGACGGTGTTCTTGGAGAAGTCGGGATAGATGCAGTATTGGGAGGTGGCTCCGGGCGTGTAGACGAATTTGATCCGGCCCCGGCGGACGTAGAACCAGCTGGAGTCGGCCCCTTTGTCTGCGGCGTTGGGCAGGGTATCTATCTTCACGTGTTTAATGTATTCAAACCTGTTCTGAATGTAGCCCGAAACCTTGAGCTTGCTAAAACCCAGAATGGAACCTTCGGCGGCCAGCATCCTTTCGTCCATGCCGACCAGCTTATCATGGGCAGCCGATACCTTCTCCTCAACTGCCCGTATCGGGGCCTGTTCCTGTTGGTTGATCTGATCCTTGGCGGCGCTCAGCTCCTGGCTAAGGATGTTCACTTGCGATGTCAGGACCTCCATCCTTAGCTGCAGATTTATTGCCGCGGTGTCGGGTTTCGCTGTTCTGGATCTCTGGGCAAATGCCGTTGGGCTGGCCATCGCTATCGCCAGACTGATTATGATTGCCTTTACCGTGTTCATCTTTGATCCTTTCTGTTTTTTATTTTTTTTTCGTTTTGTAATTATACTTTTTGGATGTTACAAGTGAATTATGATGAAGTTAAAAATATGTTAACTTACAACCGCTTGATCCAAGGCTCCGCCCTGAGAGCCGTATAGAGCCAGCTTACCCTTTAAGTGATCGCCGATGAAATCCAGCAGAGCCCGGACCTGGGATCCTGAGATCACTGCCTTGGTGGCTTTGTGGGTGATCGCGTTCCTCAACCAGGCGGCGCCCCGGCCGGGAAACACCGTATAAGCCTGTCCCAAAGCCTCTATGGTATGGGCATCTGAGCCGCCTACTCCGGCCAGCTTTGCCACCTTGTTGTTATAGGCCTTGGTGTACCGGTTGCTGAAGGTTTCAGTCAAGGCGCCGTTGGCCACCTCAATGGCGTCGAACTGCAGCCACTCCGCCAGCCGCCCCACCCCGCCGCAATTGAACAGCTTGAGCCAGAGCGAGAAGGGGTGCACCGCCACCGCCAATCCGCCCTGGCGGTGGATCTCGTCCACCGTGGCCCGGGCGGTCATCAGGGGTCTGATCCTTTCCTTGAGGAACAAGCCCACCACGTGCCCCTCCGAAGTTGTTATCTCTTCTCCCAAGATCACATCAATTTTCAGGCCCCACCGCTCCGCCAGTTCCCGGGCTTTTATGGCCCCTGCTATTTCATTGTGGTCGGTTACGGCTATGGTATCCAGCCCCAGTTCCCCGGCCCGGTGCAATACCTGCGCCGCGGTAGCGGAACCGTCGGAATGGTTGGTATGGATGTGAAGATCGGCTTTGCCCATTTGATTCCCTCCTATTTTGGACTCTGGCTTGGCGACCGGCATGATCTGGCCGGTTCCTGTCCCGATATATTCCTCAGAATCAGCAGTCCGGATAAAAACAACAGATAGAACAGGCCCACCAGCACCGGACCGTAACGGACCAGGAATGATCCATCGGTTTTCTTGTTTTGAGTCATAGCGTTCACGACCCAAATATAATGCCCCTGTGTTTATTGCCGATATTTACCGTGTTAATTTGCCGTGAAATGATTTGGCGGCATTTTAACTCCGCCTTAACATTGCCTTCACCTCTTTTTCACTTTACATTGGCCCCTTTTTTTATTATCATTATGTCAGGCGCTTTTTAAACATTTTACCGGGAGTATCCTATGGGCAAGCTTATCTATATAGTGGAGGACGAGAGGGACATTGCCGACCTAGTCGAGCATTATCTGAAGAAGGACGGTTTCAAGTCCGAGGCCATCTCCGACGGCCCAAAGGCCCTGGAGCGCATCCGCCGCCAGCCCCCGGATTTATTGGTGCTGGACCTGATGCTGCCCGGACTGGACGGCCTGGAGCTTTGCCGGATTCTGCGGGCCGAGCCGGCCACCAAAAGGCTGCCCATCATCATGCTGACCGCCAAGGCCGAGGAGACCGACAAGATCGTGGGCCTGGAGATGGGGGCCGACGACTACCTGACCAAGCCTTTCAGCCCCAAGGAGCTGATGGCCAGGATCCGAGCCATTTTCCGCCGCAACCTGCCGGTGGAAGAGGAAAAAGCGGTTCTGAATTACGGGAAAATAATCCTGGACGGACAGCGGCACGTGGTCAGCGTCAGCAAAAAAGAAGTGGAGCTGACCGCCAAGGAATTCGGCCTGCTGGAGTATCTGCTGAAACGCCCCGGCCGGGTGCTTTCCCGCGAACAGATCCTCAATTCCGTCTGGGGCCAGGACTACTACGGCGGCAATAGGACGGTGGACGTTCATATCCGGCATCTGCGGAAAAAGATTCCGCTGCTGGACGCCGCCATCCTGACCGTCAAATCTTTCGGCTACAAGCTTAAAGAGGAAGCATGAAACACCCCAGCCTGAAAATAAAACTGGCCACGGCCGGCTTGGTTTCCATACTTATAGTGCTGAGCGGGTTTTCCCTTTTCCTGTACTTAAGCGCCAGCCAGCACTTGTTGAGACTGGCCCTGGACGGGCTGCAGGGACAGGCCCAGCTGATCAGTTCCGAGATCTCCCAAAAACTGGCGGCTGATCCTAAAATCAACCTCGATTCTCTGGCCCAGGTCCAGTCCTTGGCGCTGGCAAAACGGGTGACCATCATCGACAGCCTGGGCCGGGCGCTGGGGGATTCGGAAGCGGATGCCTCCGGGCTGAAAGACATGGACAATCATCTGGGACGGCCGGAGATCGCCATGGCCAGGCAAACGGGCCTGGGCCATGCGCTAAGGCACAGCCAAACCCTGAAGAGGGAGACGCTCTATTTTGCCGCTCCTATCAGATCGGGAAAAACACTTTGGGGTTACTGCCGGATCGCCGGGCCCTGGGCAGGATTGATAAACTACCAAAAGCAGCTGCTGGCCGGGGCGATCACCGGACTGGCCCTTAGCGCGGCCCTGCTGTGGCTGCTGGTCAGCCTGGCCTGGCGCCCCGAGATCGAGGCCATCAAGGACATTGAGCTGGCCGCCCGCCGCCTTTATTCCGGGGACTTAAACGCCCGGGCGCCTTTGACCAAGGGCAGCCGGGAGACGGCTTTGGCGGCCCAGACCTTGAATCAATTGGCCCAGTCCTGGGAAGACACGATTACCGATCTGTCGGAACAAAAAAGCAATCTGGCCGCGGTGCTGGAGGGAATGGGCGAAGGGGTGATCACCCTGGACCAGCGCCAGACAATAAAAATGATAAACCCGGCGGCCTCCGAAATGTTCGGGCTGGACGCCGGGCAGACAACGGGCCGGCTGCTTTTAGAGGCCATTCGCAGCCCCATCATGGAACAGCTGATAAAAGAGGGCCGGGAATGGATAGAGTTGGAGCGGGAAAAGAAATATTACATCATCCGGATCGCCGCCATTACCGATCAGGGCGGCCCCAAGGGATGGGTGCTGGTGGCTTCGGACATCACCCGGCTAAAGATGCTGGAACGGGTCCGCCAGGATTTCGTGGCCAACGTTTCTCATGAGCTCAAGACCCCGCTCTCGGCCATCACCGGTTTTTCCGAAGCCCTGCTGGACGGCGCAATGGACGACCGGGATCAACTGGCGGATTTTTTGGGGCGCATTCATGCCCAGTCGTTGCGGATGAGCAAATTAGTGAAAGACCTGCTGGAACTTTCGGCCATTGAATCCGGGAATTACGCCATCAATAAGATTCCTTCGCCCGCCGGCCTTTTGCTGGAACGGGCGGTTGAAAATCTTAAAATGCAGATCGCCGAAAAGGGCCATTTGGTTCAAACCGATGACAAAACCGGCCAGACCCTGGTTCCAATGGATCCCGAAAAAATGGCCTCGGCCCTTGGCAACCTGCTGGATAACGCGGTCAAGTTCGCGCCCCCAAACAGCCGGATAGAACTGTCTGCCGAAATACGGAAGAAAGATCTGATCCTATCGGTCAGCGACAACGGTTCCGGCATCAGCCGGGAAAACCTGCCCCGTTTGTTCGAAAGGTTCTACCGGGTGGACCAGGCCCGTTCCCGCGACCTGGGGGGGACCGGACTGGGGCTGGCCATAGTCAAGCATATCGCCGAGTTTCATCAAGGCAGCGCCGGCGCCGAAAGCGTTTTGGAACAGGGCAGCAGGTTCTGGATAAAGATTCCGATAGCATGAACTTATGATCACAAAAAAGCCCCCCGCCTTCCTCCTTCGTCTGCCTTCCGCCTACGTTCATACTACGGCGGACAGGTTGGCAGACTATGGCGGACAAGTTGGCGGGGGGGTTTTTTGCCTTTTGGTCATCCCTTGGCTTTTCGCTGGGCCTCTATCTTTTGCCTGGTCCGTTCCAGATTCCTTTTGGCGTTGGCATGGCCGGGTTCGGCCGACAAAATCTTTTGCCATATTTTCAAGGCCCCCTGATAATCCCCGGAAGAAAACAGTTTGGAGCCATTCTTATATAATGCTTCTATTTCGGACGGGGAAAGCTTGGCCCCCATTGCCGCAGGCGTGACAACCCTGGCCCGGCCCGGAGCTGGTTTAATTTGGGCCGACGCTTTGGGCTGGGGTGGGGCCGGCGCGGCCGCGGCCACTTCCACCATGCTCTCGCCGCCGAAGACGATCTTTTTCACCTGGCGGACTTTTTTTGCCAGTAAGAATTCAAGTCCGTTGGTAAGCTCGCCCTGTCTGATGGAGACAGGCTTGGCCTGCCGGGTATTCAACTCCAGTTCCCCCGGCACCGAGGTGGAATCCACCTTTACTTCGTTCTTTCCCACCGGCACGTTGTAGAAACGGAAATTTCCCCCGCCGTTGGAGACCGCGCTTAAGTTGGCCGGCTGCATCAGCAGGGTCACTCCCGGGATCCCGTAATCGCCGTCATCAAAAACTCCGTTGCCGTTGACATCCACAAACACCCGCCCTTTGATGCCGCCCAGCGAAGTGACGGCAAAATTGACCACGTTGCCCCGCCAGCCTCCGGTGGCCACCGCCACTTCGTTTTTGCCCACCAGATTATAGTCGGCCGACAGGGTTACTAAATCCACCGCCACCTTGACTTGGCGGGCACGGATTCGGTCAAAGCTGTAGCTGCCCTGACGGTCGGTCATGGTCTCCTGTCCGTCGTTTAAGCTAAGTTTTATCCTGGACAAGCCCGGTTCGTCCTGATCCCTCCGGCCGTTGCGGTTGATATCGTTGAAAACCTGGCCCTCGATGCTGGTGCCTTCCAGCCCTATCCGGCGGGAGATCGAAAACCCGAAGGTGCTATTGTTGTAATCTTGACCGTCGTCCAGCTTTTTAAGCTTGCGGTTGTTGCGCCAATAGCCCTGGGCCGCAAAATTCCAAGGCAGGTTCATTTTGGTTTGCAGGGAATGCTGCCACAACAGCCGTTTCCTGCCGCCCTGGTTTTCAATTCCTGCTCCCGCATCCGCTCCCAGGGTCAGCCAGGAATAGAATCTTCCATCGGCGCCTAATTTCCCCCAGCCGGTACGGGAGCTGGTCCGGTTGAGCCGGTCAAAATAAGCCGTTTGTTCAAAATTGAGCCAGGCGCTCTGCCCGCCCCAGAATTTGGCGACCCGGCCGTCTATGTTCTGGGTAAGCAATTTCTGCAGATTTTGGGAAAGCTCCCGGTTATCGGACAGCCGGTAGCGCAGGGACCAGTCGTATTTGGGATAGCGCTTGGACAGTTGGGCTGCCTGGGAAACTGTGCGGTAGCGGTAATTGGCTTGATTTTGATAACTATTGTTCTGATCGCTCTGCCGGTATTCCAGATTTATCAGGGGCATTCGGGGCAGGTTCAGCGAGGCGCCCAGGCCTCTCTGCAGCGACTCGGAGCGGTAGCTTACGGCCGAGCCCACCGGGCGGCTTTGGTTGATGTTTCCGTTAAGGCTGACGAATTCCGCCGGCCGCCACCAGATCCCGGCCCAGGGCCCCTGCCGCCCCGCTGGACTGAAGGATTGATGGAAAGGATCGGAGTAATCGTAGCCGAAATTCATGGTCAGCGGCTTAAAGCGCAGATTGGCCCCGGTGGTCAGCGATACGCTTTGCTTGTTTGACAGGATGTTCTGAACCTGCCGCTC
Coding sequences:
- a CDS encoding PHP domain-containing protein, which codes for MGKADLHIHTNHSDGSATAAQVLHRAGELGLDTIAVTDHNEIAGAIKARELAERWGLKIDVILGEEITTSEGHVVGLFLKERIRPLMTARATVDEIHRQGGLAVAVHPFSLWLKLFNCGGVGRLAEWLQFDAIEVANGALTETFSNRYTKAYNNKVAKLAGVGGSDAHTIEALGQAYTVFPGRGAAWLRNAITHKATKAVISGSQVRALLDFIGDHLKGKLALYGSQGGALDQAVVS
- a CDS encoding PAS domain S-box protein, producing the protein MKHPSLKIKLATAGLVSILIVLSGFSLFLYLSASQHLLRLALDGLQGQAQLISSEISQKLAADPKINLDSLAQVQSLALAKRVTIIDSLGRALGDSEADASGLKDMDNHLGRPEIAMARQTGLGHALRHSQTLKRETLYFAAPIRSGKTLWGYCRIAGPWAGLINYQKQLLAGAITGLALSAALLWLLVSLAWRPEIEAIKDIELAARRLYSGDLNARAPLTKGSRETALAAQTLNQLAQSWEDTITDLSEQKSNLAAVLEGMGEGVITLDQRQTIKMINPAASEMFGLDAGQTTGRLLLEAIRSPIMEQLIKEGREWIELEREKKYYIIRIAAITDQGGPKGWVLVASDITRLKMLERVRQDFVANVSHELKTPLSAITGFSEALLDGAMDDRDQLADFLGRIHAQSLRMSKLVKDLLELSAIESGNYAINKIPSPAGLLLERAVENLKMQIAEKGHLVQTDDKTGQTLVPMDPEKMASALGNLLDNAVKFAPPNSRIELSAEIRKKDLILSVSDNGSGISRENLPRLFERFYRVDQARSRDLGGTGLGLAIVKHIAEFHQGSAGAESVLEQGSRFWIKIPIA
- a CDS encoding response regulator transcription factor encodes the protein MGKLIYIVEDERDIADLVEHYLKKDGFKSEAISDGPKALERIRRQPPDLLVLDLMLPGLDGLELCRILRAEPATKRLPIIMLTAKAEETDKIVGLEMGADDYLTKPFSPKELMARIRAIFRRNLPVEEEKAVLNYGKIILDGQRHVVSVSKKEVELTAKEFGLLEYLLKRPGRVLSREQILNSVWGQDYYGGNRTVDVHIRHLRKKIPLLDAAILTVKSFGYKLKEEA